A window of the Lactuca sativa cultivar Salinas chromosome 5, Lsat_Salinas_v11, whole genome shotgun sequence genome harbors these coding sequences:
- the LOC111891763 gene encoding pentatricopeptide repeat-containing protein At4g20090, whose protein sequence is MPSSVTIVTLIRKRLSSKGFSQIRYFSVINPRKAPENEQESAIEPPIHEDIFKSGPKLGSFRVGDSTFYTLIENFAKTGDFISLEKVFSQMKRERRVFIERNFILVFKAYGKAKKPMKALDLFDKMWVEYQCRPSVRSFNSVINVVIQEGLFNKALEFYSSIVLHEKQVSPNVLTYNLILKVLCRLDLIDRAIQIFREMPLKKCTPDVFTYCTLMDGLCKEDRINEAVCLLDEMQVEGCFPNAATFNVLINGLCKKGDLSRASKVVDNMFLKGCVPNEVTYNTLIHGLCLKGKLDKAVTLLDRMVKAKCVPNDITYSTIINGLVKQGRASDAASMSISLEERGLPANHYVYSTLISGLFKEGKPEKAMNLWKQMINKGFKPNTVVYSTLIDGLCREMKPDEAMDVLEEMKKIGCEANAFIYSSLMKGFFKKGDTDKALEIWKEAESQNCGQNEVCYSVIIHGLCNNGKVKEATIFWENMLSKGYKLDVVLYTSLIHGLCNNGCLEESLKLFNQMICEGSGIQPDVVTYNILFDCLCKNGFVSRAIDLLNCMIDQGCDPDLVTCNIFLKMLKDGMDNVEDGSEFLEQLVVRLHKRKRVVGATKIIEVMIGKYFMPKESTWEIVIQDVCKPKRIRAAIDRCWNDLYVQ, encoded by the coding sequence ATGCCCAGCAGCGTTACTATCGTTACTTTAATCAGGAAACGACTGAGTTCAAAAGGGTTCTCCCAAATTCGATACTTTTCAGTTATCAACCCAAGAAAAGCACCCGAAAACGAGCAGGAGTCAGCGATTGAACCGCCAATTCATGAAGACATTTTCAAATCCGGTCCGAAATTGGGTTCCTTTAGAGTGGGTGATTCCACATTTTACACCCTCATTGAGAACTTCGCAAAAACGGGAGACTTCATATCGTTGGAGAAGGTTTTTAGCCAAATGAAGCGTGAAAGAAGAGTGTTTATAGAGAGAAATTTTATATTAGTATTCAAAGCTTACGGGAAAGCAAAAAAACCGATGAAAGCCCTAGACTTGTTTGATAAAATGTGGGTCGAGTACCAATGCAGACCAAGTGTTCGATCATTTAACTCAGTGATTAATGTAGTCATACAAGAGGGTTTGTTCAATAAAGCTCTAGAGTTTTATTCTTCCATTGTTCTTCACGAGAAACAGGTTTCACCAAACGTGCTAACATACAATCTAATCCTTAAAGTATTATGTAGATTAGACCTCATTGACAGAGCTATCCAGATCTTCAGGGAGATGCCACTTAAAAAATGCACCCCAGATGTGTTTACATATTGCACTTTAATGGATGGATTATGCAAAGAAGATAGAATCAACGAAGCTGTGTGTCTCTTGGATGAAATGCAAGTCGAAGGTTGCTTCCCAAATGCTGCAACCTTCAATGTCTTGATTAATGGTTTGTGCAAGAAAGGTGACTTATCACGTGCATCAAAGGTTGTAGATAACATGTTTCTCAAAGGGTGCGTCCCAAATGAAGTAACCTACAACACCCTTATACATGGTCTCTGCCTAAAGGGTAAATTAGACAAAGCTGTTACTCTTTTGGACAGAATGGTTAAGGCTAAATGTGTCCCTAATGATATTACATACTCTACAATCATCAATGGGTTAGTGAAGCAAGGAAGAGCTAGTGATGCTGCATCTATGTCAATCTCTCTTGAAGAAAGAGGACTTCCTGCAAATCATTATGTTTATTCAACACTTATAAGTGGTTTATTCAAAGAGGGAAAACCCGAAAAGGCGATGAATTTATGGAAACAGATGATAAATAAAGGGTTTAAACCAAATACTGTGGTTTACAGTACTCTAATAGATGGTTTATGTAGAGAAATGAAACCAGATGAAGCTATGGATGTTCTTGAGGAAATGAAAAAGATAGGTTGTGAGGCAAATGCCTTCATATACAGCTCCCTGATGAAGGGTTTTTTCAAAAAAGGTGACACTGATAAAGCTCTTGAGATATGGAAAGAGGCTGAAAGTCAAAATTGTGGTCAAAATGAGGTTTGTTATAGTGTAATCATTCATGGACTATGTAACAATGGGAAGGTGAAAGAAGCTACAATATTTTGGGAGAATATGTTGTCAAAAGGGTATAAACTTGATGTTGTTCTTTACACTTCTCTGATTCATGGACTATGTAACAATGGGTGTCTTGAAGaaagtttgaaactttttaatcaaatgatTTGTGAAGGGTCTGGGATTCAACCAGATGTAGTGACTTACAACATTCTTTTTGATTGTTTGTGTAAGAATGGTTTTGTTTCACGTGCTATTGATTTGCTAAATTGTATGATTGATCAAGGGTGTGATCCGGATTTGGTTACTTGTAACATATTCTTGAAAATGTTAAAAGATGGGATGGATAATGTTGAAGATGGGAGTGAGTTTCTTGAACAACTTGTGGTTAGGCTTCATAAGAGAAAACGGGTTGTGGGGGCCACGAAGATTATTGAAGTGATGATTGGAAAGTATTTTATGCCAAAAGAATCGACTTGGGAAATTGTTATTCAAGATGTTTGTAAACCGAAGAGGATTCGAGCTGCTATTGATAGATGTTGGAATGATCTTTATGTTCAATGA